The Candidatus Nanosynbacter lyticus genome window below encodes:
- the murB gene encoding UDP-N-acetylmuramate dehydrogenase has product MDHMEIRTEIPLQQYTTMRLGGTARFMASATSVNEVRELYNSAKVQGIPIFVLGGGSNVIARDEGFEGAVLLNRIKGFAVLTDDGQTATIKVGAGEIWDEVVKRTVAMGLSGIEAMSAIPGTAGAAPVQNVGAYGQEVADVLTELEAYDSLADRVVTLDAAECGFSYRHSIFRGEASGRYCILSIIIKLHHAAPKPPFYAGLQRYLTDMNITTFTPQVIRDAVMAIRFDKLPDPTERPNAGSFFKNALIESWQLSELREQYPDVPCYDMPDGRHKVPTGWLIEQAGLKGALLHGMRVHDKNALVLINESATSYHDLAAARDAIIQAVYDKFHIQIQQEPLEI; this is encoded by the coding sequence ATGGATCACATGGAGATACGAACAGAGATTCCGTTGCAACAATATACGACGATGCGCCTCGGCGGCACAGCACGCTTTATGGCATCGGCGACGTCGGTGAATGAGGTTAGAGAGCTATATAACAGTGCCAAGGTGCAGGGTATCCCAATTTTTGTCTTGGGTGGCGGTAGTAATGTCATCGCTCGCGATGAAGGGTTTGAGGGGGCGGTGTTGCTCAATCGGATCAAGGGATTTGCAGTGCTGACTGATGATGGCCAGACAGCAACGATCAAGGTTGGTGCGGGTGAAATATGGGACGAGGTGGTTAAGCGTACGGTGGCCATGGGCCTGAGCGGCATTGAGGCGATGTCGGCCATCCCTGGTACAGCCGGCGCTGCGCCGGTGCAAAATGTCGGGGCGTATGGCCAGGAAGTTGCTGATGTGCTCACTGAGCTAGAGGCGTACGATTCGCTGGCTGACCGGGTGGTGACCTTAGACGCAGCGGAGTGCGGGTTTTCGTATCGGCATAGTATTTTTCGCGGTGAAGCGAGCGGCCGCTACTGCATTCTCTCGATTATCATCAAGCTCCATCACGCAGCGCCAAAACCGCCGTTCTATGCCGGCTTACAGCGGTATTTGACCGACATGAACATCACGACCTTTACGCCGCAGGTGATCCGCGACGCGGTGATGGCAATTCGGTTTGATAAGTTACCTGATCCGACTGAGCGGCCTAATGCTGGTTCATTCTTCAAGAACGCACTGATTGAATCATGGCAGCTAAGCGAACTTCGTGAACAGTATCCAGATGTCCCATGCTATGACATGCCGGATGGCCGACACAAGGTGCCGACGGGCTGGCTGATTGAACAGGCTGGACTCAAGGGGGCACTGCTACACGGTATGCGGGTGCACGACAAGAACGCACTGGTACTGATCAATGAGTCGGCGACTAGCTATCACGATCTGGCGGCGGCACGTGACGCCATTATCCAGGCAGTCTACGATAAGTTCCACATCCAGATCCAGCAAGAACCGTTAGAAATTTGA
- a CDS encoding type II secretion system protein, translated as MKGRGFTLVELIIAIAVMAILLVLATLSFRNYQAAARDKEREADVLALQNYLESVYPREIRDSAGNVIKPAGGYPAYVSGASGAGKMTAAQFAAAFDELGGAAKTGPLDRERLISAINGTFGVNPIANVGQLLAKKDDYENTKITNYPNGAYIYVAGAKDGVCDEAGAACRRYTIFYHLETKEPGKWQVLNSKRL; from the coding sequence ATGAAGGGACGGGGGTTTACGCTAGTCGAGCTGATCATTGCTATTGCCGTCATGGCGATTTTGCTGGTGCTCGCGACATTGAGTTTTCGTAATTATCAGGCGGCGGCACGCGATAAGGAGCGTGAGGCTGATGTGCTGGCCTTGCAGAACTACCTCGAGAGCGTCTATCCGCGGGAAATTCGTGACAGCGCCGGTAACGTCATCAAGCCTGCCGGCGGCTACCCAGCGTACGTTTCCGGGGCTAGCGGCGCTGGCAAGATGACTGCGGCGCAGTTTGCGGCGGCGTTTGACGAACTGGGTGGTGCCGCCAAGACTGGTCCACTGGATCGAGAACGCCTCATTTCGGCGATTAACGGTACATTCGGTGTCAATCCGATCGCTAACGTGGGTCAGCTGCTTGCCAAAAAAGATGATTACGAAAACACCAAGATCACTAACTATCCAAATGGTGCGTACATCTACGTTGCCGGCGCTAAGGATGGTGTATGTGATGAGGCGGGCGCGGCTTGTCGGCGCTATACGATTTTTTATCATTTAGAAACAAAGGAGCCGGGTAAATGGCAAGTACTCAACAGCAAACGTCTCTAA